One Gossypium arboreum isolate Shixiya-1 chromosome 13, ASM2569848v2, whole genome shotgun sequence genomic window, ACCAGCAAATGAGAGAAATCAAGTTCTTTGTGTGTAACTGAGAACTCTATGTCAAATGGTGCTATCTGCAAGGCCAAAATCCATTAAAAGTTACatcttattaatttttgaaaaaagaaaaagaggggtAAAAAAGATAACCTGTTCCCTTAATATCAAAAGGTGCTTTATAAGGAAGAGTTGCCCATCCATAGGTGTGGATCTCTTTGCAACTAGTTTGCTTGCTTTCTATTTACAATTGAAGGATAAAAGAGGGACAAATACAAATAGTTAGAAAACCAACCAAGCCCATGGCATGTATGACATCATGTTAAAGAGGGAATAAGCCTTCAAATTCATCATAGAAGGGATAACATGATTTTGTTAAAAATCTAAAACCAAACTTTTCCGCATATAAAATTTGTTTGAAGTATAGAGCAAAAACACACTCATAAAAACAAAAAACTTAAGAACTTAAACAGTTTGATTAACTGTTTGTATAGCTAACTTACTTGGATTGAGACAGAACAAACTTCCACAGCTTcctgagagaaaaaaaaaaacagcgcAAAATTAATCCTTTAAAAGACAAATCAGCAAAGGAAATAGTACTAGAAATTCAGTAGATAAGAACTAAACAGGAGTGAAAATCCAAAGACTCAAGGCACCTGTGCCAAGCCAGTGAAGACAGCTGGTTCCAAAGAACGATACAGTTTTGAGAGAAAGGATATGGTTTTCTCCAAGGGTGGATACCAAGTTTTGAATACATCTGGGTTTGCATTAGTCTGCAGACAGAAAGGAAAAATCAATGCAATTAGTAGTGTTAATTGTGGCCCAATTATATTTTCAGAAAAGGGAAAGAGAAATTCAAGCAGACATGAGCAATGTACTGCTAATTGTGCCAATGTCAATATCCAGATATGTCGAAGATCAGGGGCaaagccagaaaatttttttagggggggctggatgaaattttaattttttatagtttatatttttataatttgtaaaggattaaattaaatttttataattttagggggtgCCAAAGTGGAATTtcacctttactaatttaaaatttttaaaaaatttcaagggcctaaaaatgaaattttccattttagggggggccggggcccatgccagccccccccTCTGGCTGCGCCCCTGTCGAAGATGCAGTAATTGACATAGCATACTTCACTAAGTGATTATGGTAACATGTCATCAATTAGGTTGTTTCCAACCAACTAGGACAAGCCCATAAAAAATTTCAACAGTGTACCGGCAACTACATGTACAACTGTTAGGGTGTTAAACAATCCAACAAATTGGCTAAACACTTAAAGTTGAGAACAGGAGGAGGAGAATAACTCAACACAAATTGTAGAAATCAAGTTAGGTCCTATAAATAATGGTAATAAAGAGCATTTACATGAGGGTCTGAATTGACTTGCAGGAAAGTAGCTTTCCATTATCTGACAATCGATGACAAATGCAGAATGCTCCAGTTTTGTAGGATAATCCAATCTATAAGAGAAGCAAAGAATTGTTAAGAAAACTTACAGCAGTTACTGACACCACGTCTACAGAATGCTCCAGTTTTGCAGGATAATCCAAGTCTTCGTTAATCGGGATATAATTTGCAATCTGAGTATTCAAGAAGACAATATGTTCAGTGTTGGGATGAGTGGTATTAACTCAGACAGGCACATTCAGAAAGCACAATACAGTTTCTCCCAACATAGTAAAACATGGAGTGCAACTGTatgcaattttatttttatatctcaAAAGATTGACAACTAAAATAATTTGTTCTTTCAAAAACAGAGAATAAAGTGTTATGCGCCTTGGCATAGGATCTAATCACAGGTCTAGACGAGAAAGAATTCTTGcttcgacctatggttactcaaaagGCAGATTCGTCCTTGACTGAACCCCCTCTCAAAATAACGTTTCTTTTTGATAGAATAATTGCTTCTCTCTTTATTTCATATTGGCAGCCTTTTATAGACTGTTAATAAcaaaggaatgactcctaatagAATTCCTAATATGAAGGAAATAAAAACCTAATATAATAGAGAAATTAagtaaaactaaaactcttaATAAAacctgatataataaataaataaaactaaaattcctATTGCAATAAAAGCATCCATATCATAAAGTCGGAAACATATACATGAAAGCACACATAAGCAATAACAAACCTCATCACGGATATATGTTCGAGCACGAAAAGTCAAGCGTTCATGAATGTCTGCCAAAATTCTTTCTAATGATGGGCGTAAACCTGCCAATGACTCACTCTTTCTACTAAGCTGTTCTCCCAAGACTTCAGCTTTGAGgatatcaaccatttcacaaagAAAATCAACATTTGCTTCATGAATGAGTTTTGGCCGCAATGTGTCATACAAGTATGTAGACCTGCAACAAATCCAACTTAGTAATACAGCAAAATAATTGATACTTAAGTCAAACTCTGgatattattttgataaatttcaATAAAGCATCATTAAGTGAACTAAAGGAAACCATAAAAAAATGGAAACAGGGAAAAGAAAGCTGTGCAACATTGAACTACAAGAGTACTTACAAAGGATCTATTAATGGAGCCAAACTTGAAACATCCTCAGAAGAAGATGGGAAAAAATGATGAAAGAGTTGATGCTCAAGTTGACAGACCTACATCAATCAAAACATGTAGGATGAAGTTAATAAAGACAGTGCACGTTTCTTCAATTGAAAAACACCAGTTTAAATAGAAAGCAAACGGCTGGGATAGATTTTATCATCTCTAAATATCACCAAATAAAATCATCAATGCAAAGGACGCAAAACTCAAATAACAAATCTAGCTTTAATTGAACAAAATTTCCAAAAATCAACTCCATATTCAACTGCTAAATATGACAGTAAGTTCACTATACCTGCATTAAGTATGCACATCCTGATCTAGTCAATGATGGCAAACCCTCTTTCTTGGCAAATTCAGATATGCGCTGATGCACTGTACCTTTTATCTTTAAAAAAATAGTATATTAACAGACATTAAAAACCAATTTGAATATTGAAATAATGGTGCATGCATGTGCGGGGGTAATCACTCACCAAAGAAAGCCTCTGTTCACAGTACAATTTATGGCATTCTGCAAGAAGATAAATATATTCTTTCCTTGATGCTTTGCTTTCAATTTCCTCTAATATAGGCTTAAGCTGCAAATGTTTAAAAATGTTAATTACCTCTGCTGAGGGGGGATCTAATTGTAGTATGTGGTCCCACTTCATATAGAAGAGACATAACTCTACTTGCCATTAAATTGGGAAAATATTCAGATTTGACAAAATGTGACAGTTTCCACATCAAAAAATGAAATCATTACCTCACTAGCAGCTGCCTTGAAACGAACATAAATTATAGATGCCTCAACACCCTCAGAAAGAGATTCTTTGTTGCCACCGCTGCTCCAAATTGCTGCCTGGACCTAAAGAGAGAAAGAACAAGCATTTTGGGAGGCATTCATTCCATACAGAAATACATGCCGATATACGCAAATTTCATCTATAGGTGGATATTTTACCTGAGAAGATGCGCTTTTGAGAACAGATACTACATGAGAGCGGATCATACCAAGAGCCCGAGACTGTAAAAAAAGGTTCCAGGAGCATTTAGTCAAAACATCTACTtatatgcatgcatttcattcacttaccaaaagattaaaaaaaaaaaaaaaaaaaggtccaaGATTGTACCATTCCTTCCTTACCTGGAGTTGACGGAATTTTAGCAAATAAACACTGGATTCTGCATATTGTGGATTATTCTCAACATACCTACAAGggaaaattttgattaaaatattcTGATGATATGTGCTCATATGAACAGTTATTACACGATTGTCCAACAGTTTGCACATGCAAACTAAgttcaaatgccaacttacaataTGCACTCATCGAGCCGTTTAAGAAGTGGGAGAAAGTTTGCATTTCCAACATTCATGTTTGGAGAATAAAAGTTGGAAGTAATCTGTATAGAAGACGTAAAATTAGACAAACCATAAATTTCAGAACTACTGCACCAACAGCAATTCATCAAGAAACATAAAGTTAAGCATAAACCCTAAAGGATAATAGGATAATAAGCAAAGACAAGGAAGTAACACTTAATTACTGATTTCTAGTTAAGATAGCATTCAAACCTTACATTCTCCAACTCATCAAAATACTTGAGCTTACTGCGAAGTGCTTCAGCAAACTCAATCAGCCTTTGCTTCTCCATTACCTGCAATGAGAACAAGCTTGTGAGGCAATGAATCAACCAACTCAAGACAAATTTTCCATCTCAAAAATAAGTGGATTACAGCCATTTAACATAAAGCCAAAGTGAATAAGCTAGAAACAAGAAGATGAAACTAGATCCAAAGTCTTCCAAATGAAAACCATACCAATCGATTACATGCATCATGAAGAGTTTTAGTTTTTGTTTCTACAGCTTGGTGTTGCAGCTGTAGTTCATTAAATAGGTCCAACGTCTCATCCACCTACACAGAAGTACTTGCTAGCTATAAAATCTTTGCGTAAAATATAGACATAACCAATAAAATAACTAGCAAAGCATATGAGAATGCATGGAgatataaaagaaaaagaacatacTTGTCGAAGTATATCATCACAAGTCTGAATGCGATCTACTAGAGTATCAACATAGTGCTGATACTTCTCCTCAGTCTGAAGGAAGAGAAACAATGAGATGCAATAAATAGATATCTAATTAAATCACTCCATGTTCATAAATATCGCACCAAAAAATTGCTACTAACCTCAGACCTCAGGGCTGATTCAAGATCCGTGAACCATTTATAAAACTGTACCAGAAAGTGTGGAAACAAGAAAAAAGAATCAAATGCATTAGATCCAAATCTCATCGATGTCATAAAACCATGGTAGCACTAGATCATTCAAAGAGGAAAATAAAATACCATCCACAAAAGTTCAGATCTCCTCATCTCCATTTCACTCAAGAAATACAACTAAACTAATATACCTGATTtgaattaaccaaaatttcatcAATAGCTTCAGAATCTCTAAAATTGTCATCCTTTGTAGAAACGGACAAACCTTTATCTTGCCCTGAAGTTCGCTCTTGAGCCTAAACACCAACATAATCCAGCCAAAACATTCAGAATGAAATTTAACACCCACACACACACATATTACCAACAAGAAACAGAATTCCTCACCAAATTGGCTGGAAACGGCCGTTCAGCAACTGCATGAGATAGCATCTGTATTGCTCGTTGCTGCTGCTCCGTCAAAGGTGCATTCTACGGAGAAAAATCCccaaaagaaattaaattaaacataaataatccaaattaaagctTCCAGTTCCACTCCACAGATCTAGTATTCAAACTAAATGTTTTTCAGCTCTTcagattataattataaaatattattatcacATTTCGGTTACTTCTATGGCTCGAGTGAAGATAGGATCCATTAATTACTAAAATTAAGAATgaaatgagagaaagaaatcgaAATAGAAAAGAGCTAGTCGATTAAAAAGCTGGTTTTCCTCTTCTCTTGAAATTCACAGTTATAAGGTGAAAGTTATAAGTTCACTGAGATCAAATTATGACAGATATAAACTATAAGAGAGTCAATTCGTACCGTGAAGGCAAACATCTGTGTGTTCGAAGAGCAAGTTATGTAAAAAGAAAACATACCTGTTCCCAAGTAGAAGCAAAATTGTAGCCTTTGGAGATGGCTCCGGATTTAGGAAGTTTCGAGGATGCCGTTGCCGGATTCGTTGCCATTTTCTCTATCACGGAAGGGGTCTGGTTCTGATAGACCGGACGAACTTTAGTTAACTTGCTCGCTAAACGACGGCGTTTTCTAAAAAGCAAATAACCTTTCAAGACGCATCATTCTATTTAGCAGAGCGCGGTTTCTGGTTTGCGCCATTTATTTTCTGGGTCAAATAATATAGGTTTAGATTGGAGACAACGTAAAGAATATTCAGCCATTGAACCCATTCTAGATATGTTTGGGCAAAGTCGAGTCTGAAAACAAAGCCCAAA contains:
- the LOC108461401 gene encoding conserved oligomeric Golgi complex subunit 3-like; its protein translation is MATNPATASSKLPKSGAISKGYNFASTWEQNAPLTEQQQRAIQMLSHAVAERPFPANLAQERTSGQDKGLSVSTKDDNFRDSEAIDEILVNSNQFYKWFTDLESALRSETEEKYQHYVDTLVDRIQTCDDILRQVDETLDLFNELQLQHQAVETKTKTLHDACNRLVMEKQRLIEFAEALRSKLKYFDELENITSNFYSPNMNVGNANFLPLLKRLDECILYVENNPQYAESSVYLLKFRQLQSRALGMIRSHVVSVLKSASSQVQAAIWSSGGNKESLSEGVEASIIYVRFKAAASELKPILEEIESKASRKEYIYLLAECHKLYCEQRLSLIKGTVHQRISEFAKKEGLPSLTRSGCAYLMQVCQLEHQLFHHFFPSSSEDVSSLAPLIDPLSTYLYDTLRPKLIHEANVDFLCEMVDILKAEVLGEQLSRKSESLAGLRPSLERILADIHERLTFRARTYIRDEIANYIPINEDLDYPAKLEHSVDVVSVTATNANPDVFKTWYPPLEKTISFLSKLYRSLEPAVFTGLAQEAVEVCSVSIQKASKLVAKRSTPMDGQLFLIKHLLILREQIAPFDIEFSVTHKELDFSHLLENLRRILRGQTSLFDWSGSTSLARTLSPRVLESQVDAKKELEKILKATCEEFIMAVTKQVVDPMLAFVTKVTAVKVALSSGTQNQKRDSVMAKPLKEQAFATPEAVAELVQKVHSAIQRELPVVIAKMKLYLQNPSTRTILFKPIKTNIVEAHIQIQSLLKAEYSPEEKRTINMVPIEELESQLDNLL